In a genomic window of Sulfuriferula nivalis:
- a CDS encoding type VI secretion system Vgr family protein — MADPIHTDRDHRIKIQYHWQRGDQSHSRLSHPYPDDHTTAPGDATTGTWVRVSSSLAPTAGDNWGSVHLPRVGQEVLVDFIDGDIDRPIVIASLYNGQGQDNAAHNQIAGTAPTATANATSWFTGSEDGHNHAATLSGIKTQQLANSQDGTGGYNQLVFDDTAKQSRISLQQHEAQHTGDSELNLGQLTHQSDNQRLNPLGYGIELKTRHSAAVRAGSGLLISSDKQPVNGMQMDSRPAQAIISRQHELNTALAQSADTHQAKGTNDPTADKLTAIKQLDHSQQVISQQTPTGTSNDIATYSEPHLQLSSPAGILAATATNAVVTAGNTSNLTAEQDISVSSQAQQHHAVKDGIRLFTQGTATDSAKPNQETGISIHAAQGKLSSQSQSGNTHINASKDVYIASTEQTITIAAPQHVLLTSGGGYIKLEGGNIEVHGPGVMAFKGVIPPANKCIGNPPSK, encoded by the coding sequence TTGGCGGACCCCATCCACACCGACCGCGACCACCGCATCAAAATCCAGTACCACTGGCAACGCGGCGACCAGAGCCACAGCCGCTTGAGCCACCCTTACCCTGACGACCACACCACCGCCCCGGGAGATGCCACCACCGGCACCTGGGTACGCGTCAGCAGCAGCCTCGCACCCACCGCGGGAGACAACTGGGGCAGCGTACATTTGCCCAGAGTCGGTCAGGAAGTGCTAGTAGACTTTATAGACGGCGACATCGACCGCCCCATCGTCATCGCCAGCCTCTACAACGGCCAGGGGCAAGACAACGCCGCCCACAACCAGATCGCAGGCACCGCCCCCACCGCCACAGCCAATGCAACCAGCTGGTTTACCGGCAGCGAAGACGGCCACAACCACGCCGCCACCCTGTCTGGTATCAAAACCCAACAACTCGCAAACAGCCAGGATGGCACCGGCGGTTACAACCAGCTCGTATTTGACGACACCGCCAAGCAGAGCCGCATTAGCCTGCAACAACACGAAGCCCAGCACACAGGCGACTCCGAACTTAACCTCGGCCAGCTCACCCACCAAAGCGACAACCAGCGCCTCAACCCGCTCGGCTACGGCATAGAACTTAAAACCCGCCACAGCGCCGCAGTCAGAGCCGGCAGCGGCCTACTCATCAGCAGCGACAAGCAACCCGTCAACGGCATGCAAATGGACAGCCGCCCCGCCCAAGCCATCATCAGCCGCCAGCATGAACTCAACACCGCACTCGCCCAGTCTGCCGACACCCATCAGGCCAAAGGTACCAATGACCCAACGGCCGACAAACTCACCGCCATCAAACAACTGGATCATAGCCAGCAAGTCATCAGCCAGCAGACACCGACAGGCACCAGCAACGACATCGCCACCTACAGCGAACCGCACCTGCAACTCTCCAGCCCCGCAGGCATCCTGGCTGCCACTGCAACCAACGCAGTCGTGACCGCAGGCAACACCAGCAACTTAACAGCAGAGCAAGACATTAGCGTCAGCAGTCAGGCACAGCAGCACCATGCAGTCAAAGACGGCATCAGACTCTTCACCCAGGGAACAGCAACAGACAGCGCCAAACCCAACCAGGAAACAGGCATCAGCATACATGCCGCGCAAGGCAAACTCAGCAGCCAGAGCCAGTCGGGCAACACACACATCAACGCCAGCAAAGACGTCTACATTGCCAGCACCGAACAAACCATCACCATCGCCGCACCACAGCATGTATTACTCACCTCAGGCGGTGGCTACATCAAGCTTGAGGGTGGCAATATTGAAGTGCATGGGCCTGGGGTGATGGCGTTTAAGGGGGTAATCCCCCCAGCAAATAAGTGCATTGGTAATCCCCCCAGCAAATAA
- a CDS encoding LysM peptidoglycan-binding domain-containing M23 family metallopeptidase, producing the protein MTQQTSYTVKSGDTLWGISHQSGVDINTLAKLNHLHGKTLHTLHIGQVIALPASTVQHDTVLTINIKNINFEPIKNAPLKLTYDNQTHEVKADSNGTVKDVLIYDHSHGFKIEFKGIDSQWVTIADHKTLPLGHKTLTVTSRQMVIKGTYYAKPGAQRQSKVDLKNEVKRANTNVHIQPQGATPKPVAKPVDAPKPMIKETRIEGGIPAHFVAPIFTEANLLLSPANEKYRKLILASAKRYDLAPHALAALIDAEANKINGSWDEKSINKETKATGLTQFVRGTWLEMVAEPRSLMNQRIKQENKLGKLIGVVDSRVYYLYEIKGDGKDKSKQKISDSVESELLKWRFNPEYSIDTAALYGRINLEKLAKKGLNIAALAPEDLAKMMYMAHHEGAGGAVAVIEGGLEEKTAKTNLRSQIGYKSAKALIARFNDKPVSAYTYWLYYTLIDTKINVAHFMVKSDGLQPKKTADIASALGAAATTKPAVKAVQTAPLVPSEAGAAVGWHDPLDSCSLRTAVLASPKGATFGIVRKDKYGKPHAHQGIDLKADPGTPIYAVANCKVVAINTIDNKKSYGKTITLMVDIQDLPQRQRESVLAKKPNVKEVYFFYAHLTDMSVTHDDVRDATYIDQGTVIGTTGHTGNAEEMTTINKGAHLHFEVRLDRYPAQAGPKDPPERHLAGRIDPKPFINRLN; encoded by the coding sequence ATGACACAGCAAACCAGCTATACTGTAAAAAGTGGTGATACCTTATGGGGTATTAGTCATCAATCAGGTGTTGATATCAACACCTTGGCGAAATTAAATCATCTGCATGGTAAAACGTTACATACATTGCATATCGGTCAAGTGATTGCGCTGCCTGCCAGTACTGTGCAGCATGACACTGTGTTAACCATTAATATCAAGAACATCAACTTTGAACCCATCAAAAATGCTCCGCTGAAACTGACTTATGACAATCAAACCCACGAAGTCAAGGCTGACTCAAACGGCACAGTCAAAGATGTACTGATATACGATCATAGTCATGGTTTTAAAATTGAATTCAAGGGAATAGATAGCCAGTGGGTTACCATAGCAGATCACAAAACCCTGCCGCTAGGGCATAAAACACTGACAGTCACCTCACGTCAGATGGTGATAAAAGGCACGTATTACGCCAAACCGGGCGCACAGCGGCAGAGCAAGGTTGATCTCAAAAACGAAGTGAAGCGCGCCAATACCAACGTTCACATTCAGCCGCAAGGCGCAACACCTAAACCAGTCGCTAAGCCTGTTGATGCGCCCAAGCCGATGATAAAGGAAACCCGAATTGAAGGCGGTATACCCGCACATTTCGTCGCGCCGATATTTACCGAGGCTAACTTACTTCTGTCGCCTGCAAATGAGAAATATCGTAAACTCATACTCGCCAGCGCAAAACGCTATGATCTCGCTCCGCATGCACTGGCTGCACTGATCGATGCCGAAGCTAATAAAATCAATGGTTCCTGGGATGAGAAATCCATTAACAAGGAAACGAAAGCCACAGGACTAACCCAATTCGTGCGCGGCACCTGGCTGGAAATGGTGGCTGAACCGCGCTCGTTGATGAATCAGCGCATCAAACAGGAAAATAAACTGGGTAAACTTATTGGCGTTGTGGACTCCCGTGTATATTATCTTTATGAGATCAAAGGCGATGGCAAAGACAAAAGCAAACAAAAGATTAGTGATAGCGTAGAAAGCGAACTATTGAAATGGCGATTTAATCCCGAGTATTCGATAGACACCGCAGCGCTTTACGGCAGAATAAATCTGGAAAAACTCGCCAAAAAAGGTTTGAATATAGCCGCGCTAGCACCTGAAGACCTCGCCAAGATGATGTATATGGCACACCATGAGGGGGCTGGTGGGGCTGTGGCGGTGATTGAGGGAGGCTTGGAGGAAAAAACAGCTAAAACCAACTTGCGTTCGCAAATTGGATATAAATCTGCTAAAGCACTTATAGCTCGTTTTAACGATAAACCCGTCTCAGCATACACCTATTGGCTTTACTACACCCTTATCGATACAAAAATTAATGTTGCGCATTTCATGGTGAAGTCTGACGGTTTACAGCCTAAAAAGACTGCTGATATTGCCAGTGCTTTGGGTGCGGCTGCGACGACTAAACCTGCTGTCAAAGCTGTTCAAACAGCTCCTCTCGTCCCTTCCGAGGCAGGTGCAGCAGTGGGCTGGCATGATCCATTGGATAGTTGCAGCTTACGCACAGCCGTGCTTGCCAGCCCAAAAGGTGCAACATTTGGCATTGTACGGAAAGATAAATATGGCAAACCTCATGCGCACCAAGGAATAGATTTAAAAGCTGATCCTGGTACGCCAATTTACGCGGTGGCGAATTGCAAAGTGGTGGCAATTAATACGATAGATAACAAAAAGAGCTATGGGAAAACCATTACATTGATGGTAGATATTCAAGATTTACCGCAACGTCAACGTGAGTCAGTGTTAGCAAAGAAACCTAATGTAAAAGAAGTGTACTTTTTTTATGCGCACTTGACGGATATGAGTGTGACGCATGACGATGTAAGAGATGCTACTTATATTGATCAAGGCACTGTAATTGGTACTACAGGGCATACAGGAAATGCGGAGGAGATGACGACAATCAACAAAGGGGCGCACTTGCATTTCGAGGTTCGTTTAGACAGATACCCTGCTCAGGCCGGCCCAAAAGATCCTCCAGAACGTCATCTTGCAGGCCGTATAGATCCGAAACCTTTTATCAATCGCCTTAACTAG
- a CDS encoding type VI secretion system Vgr family protein, whose translation MDALALATQSLPELASLVAELVSGRQTDRLLRLHTPLDAHYGPDTLIPETLIGSEVLGTQADSAQVAITGYRLEITALSYQSDIPLTPALGQPVLLELLTAQSRTELRPFHGYITRFERIASDGGLTRYKLTIEPWLSLLRHRRDSTIYQDMSVIDIINAVLKDGAGEGAYIPAWKFDLIDPSIYTKRSLTTQYNETDLDFINRLMSKEGLYYWFTHEGDTSSPQLGSHTLVIADHNSAFTENPQASVRYTQSGTVLPEDSIDSWHEHYRAAPHRVETVTWDYRANQIHQSQYQDNSPSANSNQQHLGYTLTQQDSPGQYAYHDSAEGERYARIAMDAIHTRRHDITAAGTVRTATPGSTITLTDHPAYANIDTNDHEATTTFLITRVTHQAHNNLIAHQRHDSGNNSEQTRYRNTLTLIPDTTTYRPQTEDGHGKRLHPKPTVSGQQTAIVVGNDDPIHTDRDHRIKIQYHWQRGDLSHSRLSHPYADDHTAAPGDATTGTWVRVSSSLAPTAGDNWGSVHLPRVGQEVLVDFIDGDIDRPIVIASLYNGQGQDNAAHNQIAGTAPTATANATSWFTGSEDGHNHAATLSGIKTQQLANSQDGTGGYNQLVFDDTAKQSRLSLQQHEAQHTGDSELNLGQLTHQSDNQRLNPTGFGLELKTRHSAAVRAGSGLLISSDQQPVNGMQMDSRPAQAIISRQHELNTALAQSADTHQAKGTNDPTADKLTAIKQLDHSQQVISQQTPTGTSNDIATYSEPHLQLSSPAGILAATATNAVVTAGNTSNLTAEQDISVSSQAQQHHAVKDGIRLFTQGTATDSAKPNQETGISIHAAQGKLSSQSQSGNTHINASKDVYIASTEQTITIAAPQHVLLTSGGGYIKLEGGNIEVHGPGVMAFKGSLTELAGAGSANPVLPELPKTQDYQHAKQIVVMSMEGTALDSMAITLVTRMDKTGLYQATTDSSGVAPLHELDNATQYAGIAGRIEWSSVFADNESATADDGDLEEDPGESSENGREEEQLVGGTAI comes from the coding sequence ATGGATGCGCTAGCGCTTGCCACGCAAAGCCTGCCTGAGCTTGCCAGCCTTGTCGCTGAATTGGTTTCAGGCAGACAAACCGACCGCTTGCTCCGCTTGCACACCCCACTGGACGCGCATTATGGTCCTGATACGCTCATCCCTGAAACCTTGATAGGTAGCGAAGTGCTAGGCACGCAGGCTGACAGTGCGCAAGTAGCTATCACAGGCTATCGTCTGGAAATCACCGCACTGAGTTATCAGTCCGATATTCCACTGACACCAGCACTCGGCCAGCCCGTATTACTGGAGTTGCTAACCGCCCAGTCGCGTACCGAGCTGCGCCCATTTCATGGCTATATCACCCGTTTCGAACGCATCGCCAGTGATGGCGGTCTGACGCGTTACAAACTCACCATAGAACCCTGGTTAAGCCTGTTGCGTCACCGCCGTGACAGCACTATCTATCAGGACATGAGCGTCATCGACATCATCAACGCCGTACTTAAAGACGGCGCGGGCGAGGGCGCTTATATCCCAGCCTGGAAATTCGACCTGATAGACCCCAGTATTTATACCAAGCGCTCGCTTACCACCCAATACAACGAGACCGACCTCGACTTTATCAACCGCCTGATGAGCAAAGAAGGTCTGTATTACTGGTTCACCCATGAGGGCGATACCAGCAGCCCGCAGCTGGGCAGCCACACCCTGGTCATCGCTGACCACAACAGCGCCTTTACCGAGAATCCCCAAGCCAGCGTACGTTACACCCAATCAGGTACTGTCTTGCCAGAGGACAGCATAGACAGCTGGCACGAACACTATCGCGCAGCACCCCATCGGGTCGAGACCGTCACCTGGGACTACCGCGCCAACCAGATCCACCAGAGCCAATATCAGGACAACAGTCCCAGCGCCAACAGCAACCAGCAACACCTGGGCTACACCCTCACCCAACAGGATAGCCCCGGCCAATACGCCTATCACGACAGCGCTGAAGGCGAACGCTATGCCCGTATTGCCATGGACGCCATCCACACCCGTCGTCACGACATTACCGCCGCAGGCACAGTCCGCACCGCCACACCCGGCAGCACCATTACCCTGACAGACCATCCGGCCTATGCCAACATCGACACCAACGACCATGAGGCCACCACCACCTTCCTCATTACGCGTGTCACCCATCAGGCGCACAACAACCTCATCGCCCACCAACGGCATGACAGCGGCAACAACAGCGAACAAACACGCTACCGTAACACCCTGACCCTCATCCCTGACACGACCACCTATCGTCCCCAGACCGAAGACGGTCATGGCAAACGCCTGCACCCCAAACCGACAGTGAGCGGCCAGCAAACCGCCATCGTCGTCGGTAATGACGACCCCATCCACACCGACCGCGACCACCGCATCAAAATCCAGTACCACTGGCAACGCGGCGACCTCAGCCATAGCCGCTTGAGCCACCCCTATGCTGACGACCACACCGCCGCCCCGGGAGACGCCACCACCGGCACCTGGGTACGCGTCAGCAGCAGCCTCGCACCCACCGCGGGAGACAACTGGGGCAGCGTACATTTGCCCAGAGTCGGTCAGGAAGTGCTAGTAGACTTTATAGACGGCGACATCGACCGCCCCATCGTCATCGCCAGCCTCTACAACGGCCAGGGGCAAGACAACGCCGCCCACAACCAGATCGCAGGCACCGCCCCCACCGCCACAGCCAATGCAACCAGCTGGTTTACCGGCAGCGAAGACGGCCACAACCACGCCGCCACCCTGTCTGGTATCAAAACCCAACAACTCGCAAACAGCCAGGATGGCACCGGCGGTTACAACCAGCTCGTATTTGACGACACCGCCAAGCAGAGCCGCCTCAGCCTGCAACAACACGAAGCCCAGCACACAGGCGACTCCGAACTCAACCTCGGCCAGCTCACCCACCAAAGTGACAACCAGCGCCTCAACCCCACAGGCTTTGGCCTAGAACTCAAAACCCGCCACAGCGCAGCAGTCAGAGCCGGCAGCGGCCTGCTCATCAGCAGTGACCAACAACCTGTTAACGGTATGCAAATGGACAGCCGCCCCGCCCAAGCCATCATCAGCCGCCAGCATGAACTCAACACCGCACTCGCCCAGTCTGCCGATACCCATCAGGCCAAAGGTACCAATGACCCAACGGCCGACAAACTCACCGCCATCAAACAACTGGATCATAGCCAGCAAGTCATCAGCCAGCAGACACCGACAGGCACCAGCAACGACATCGCCACCTACAGCGAACCGCACCTGCAACTCTCCAGCCCCGCAGGCATCCTGGCTGCCACTGCAACCAACGCAGTCGTGACCGCAGGCAACACCAGCAACTTAACAGCAGAGCAAGACATTAGCGTCAGCAGTCAGGCACAGCAGCACCATGCAGTCAAAGACGGCATCAGACTCTTCACCCAGGGAACAGCAACAGACAGCGCCAAACCCAACCAGGAAACAGGCATCAGCATACATGCCGCGCAAGGCAAACTCAGCAGCCAGAGCCAGTCGGGCAACACACACATCAACGCCAGCAAAGACGTCTACATTGCCAGCACCGAACAAACCATCACCATCGCCGCACCACAGCATGTATTACTCACCTCAGGTGGTGGCTACATCAAACTCGAAGGCGGCAACATTGAAGTACACGGGCCGGGGGTGATGGCGTTTAAGGGGAGTTTGACGGAGTTGGCGGGGGCGGGGAGTGCCAATCCCGTGTTGCCAGAGTTACCAAAGACGCAAGATTATCAGCATGCGAAACAGATAGTTGTGATGTCGATGGAGGGGACTGCGTTGGATAGCATGGCCATCACCTTGGTTACGCGAATGGATAAAACGGGGTTATATCAGGCCACAACGGATAGCTCGGGCGTAGCCCCTCTGCATGAATTGGATAATGCCACGCAATATGCTGGTATTGCAGGACGTATTGAATGGTCGTCTGTTTTTGCTGATAACGAGTCCGCGACCGCTGACGACGGTGATCTTGAAGAGGATCCAGGTGAAAGTTCGGAAAACGGTCGAGAAGAAGAACAGCTCGTTGGAGGGACGGCAATATGA
- the tssH gene encoding type VI secretion system ATPase TssH: MSINLKTLITKLNDTCRLATERAANICISRGHYEVDIEHLFLALLEQDKSDISLILRRNNIDPRQLAADLQAETEQFQSGNSRTPVFSPNLSKLFEHAWLIASLDNASASVRSGQLLLALLTAPDLQQLAWRSSKLFSRIALDALKHDLPALTTGSQETTVNDTAASADAEIVSQPAAGKTPALDQYTTNLTQRAREGKLDPVIGRDAEIRQAIDILLRRRQNNPILTGEPGVGKTAVVEGLALRIAAHDVPEVLDNVELHTLDMGLLQAGASVKGEFENRLKSVIDEVKKSPRPIILFIDEAHTLIGAGGQAGQNDAANLLKPALARGELRTIAATTWSEYKTYFEKDAALARRFQVVKIEEPDEATACAMLRGMLPHMEQHFNVRIQDQAIIDAVRLSHRYISGRQLPDKAISVLDTACAKVALAQNATPAPLETVTKRLEHLAAEISQLSRETRTSGQHQVRLDACIAQRDSLLAEQAALAQRWHEERALSQQIQALRGQLETGEHAPTAQQQSELAALTQQLQQLQGEIPLTAVQVDGHTVAQVISSWTGIPLGNMLKDDLQQVLDLPARLHKRIIGQRHAIATLAQRIRTSRAGLDDPNKPQGVFLFAGTSGVGKTETALALADALYGGEHKLITINLSEYQEAHSVSGLKGSPPGYVGYGTGGILTEAVRRNPYSVVLLDEAEKAHPDVLELFFQVFDKGRMEDAEGREIDFRNTFIILTSNVGASSLMQACLNKTAKELPSVDELDNLIRPQLVKVFKPAFLGRLQVIPFYPIDDIDLAEIIRLKLQRVVDRIATQHQIRLDYSESVIDTVLNRCTEVDSGARNVDSILNGSLLPELAQHLLTHMAEGKQIDRIKVSSLKSGQFKYQMSGV; encoded by the coding sequence ATGAGCATCAATCTTAAAACGCTGATCACCAAACTTAACGACACGTGCCGTTTAGCAACCGAACGGGCAGCCAATATATGTATCAGTCGCGGGCATTATGAAGTCGATATTGAGCATTTATTTCTGGCTTTGCTGGAACAGGATAAAAGTGATATCAGCCTGATCCTGCGCCGCAACAACATAGACCCGCGCCAGCTTGCCGCAGACCTGCAGGCAGAAACCGAACAGTTCCAGAGCGGCAACAGCCGTACACCCGTGTTTTCGCCTAACCTGTCCAAACTGTTTGAGCACGCCTGGCTCATAGCGTCACTGGATAATGCTAGCGCGAGTGTACGTAGTGGTCAGTTGCTATTGGCACTGCTGACAGCACCTGATTTACAACAACTGGCATGGCGTAGCTCCAAGCTATTTAGTCGTATCGCGCTGGATGCGCTCAAGCATGATTTACCCGCGTTGACCACGGGTTCACAAGAAACCACCGTAAATGATACTGCTGCAAGTGCTGATGCCGAGATCGTATCTCAACCCGCAGCAGGAAAAACCCCAGCGCTCGACCAATACACCACCAACCTCACCCAGCGCGCACGCGAAGGCAAGCTTGATCCGGTTATCGGGCGCGATGCTGAAATCCGTCAGGCTATTGATATCCTGCTACGGCGCAGGCAGAACAACCCTATACTTACTGGCGAGCCAGGGGTAGGTAAAACTGCAGTAGTAGAAGGGCTTGCATTACGCATAGCGGCGCATGACGTACCTGAAGTGCTGGACAACGTTGAGCTGCACACATTAGACATGGGGCTGCTACAGGCAGGCGCATCCGTAAAAGGCGAATTTGAAAATCGCCTTAAGTCGGTCATCGACGAAGTCAAGAAAAGCCCGCGCCCTATCATTCTGTTTATCGACGAAGCCCATACGCTGATAGGCGCAGGTGGGCAAGCGGGGCAGAACGATGCGGCCAACTTGCTCAAGCCTGCCTTGGCGAGGGGTGAGTTGCGTACTATCGCGGCTACGACCTGGAGCGAATATAAGACTTACTTTGAGAAAGATGCCGCCCTCGCGCGTCGCTTTCAGGTCGTCAAGATAGAAGAGCCGGACGAAGCCACTGCTTGCGCCATGCTGCGCGGTATGTTGCCGCATATGGAACAACACTTCAACGTGCGCATACAGGATCAGGCCATTATTGATGCTGTGCGTCTGTCGCATCGTTACATCAGCGGTCGTCAGCTGCCAGACAAAGCCATCAGCGTACTCGACACCGCTTGTGCCAAAGTCGCACTGGCGCAGAATGCTACTCCCGCGCCGCTGGAAACCGTTACCAAACGACTGGAGCATCTTGCAGCAGAAATCAGCCAGCTCAGTCGTGAAACTCGCACCAGTGGTCAGCATCAGGTACGGCTGGATGCTTGTATTGCACAACGTGACAGCCTGCTTGCCGAACAGGCTGCATTGGCTCAGCGCTGGCATGAAGAACGTGCATTGTCACAACAAATACAAGCATTGCGTGGCCAGCTTGAAACTGGCGAACATGCACCAACAGCACAACAGCAAAGTGAACTAGCCGCTTTGACTCAGCAGCTGCAACAACTGCAAGGTGAAATTCCTCTCACCGCCGTGCAAGTCGATGGTCATACCGTTGCCCAGGTTATTTCCAGCTGGACGGGCATACCACTGGGCAACATGCTCAAAGACGATCTGCAACAAGTGCTGGATTTGCCAGCGCGTTTGCATAAACGCATCATCGGCCAGCGTCACGCCATCGCCACGCTCGCGCAACGCATACGCACCTCGCGCGCAGGATTGGACGACCCTAATAAGCCGCAAGGTGTATTCCTGTTTGCAGGGACATCGGGTGTGGGTAAAACCGAGACCGCGCTGGCACTGGCTGACGCATTGTATGGTGGCGAACATAAACTCATCACCATCAACCTCAGTGAATACCAGGAAGCACATAGCGTCTCCGGTCTTAAAGGTTCGCCACCAGGTTACGTCGGTTATGGCACGGGCGGTATCCTCACTGAAGCTGTGCGCCGCAATCCTTACAGCGTGGTGTTGCTCGATGAAGCAGAAAAAGCCCATCCCGATGTACTGGAACTGTTCTTCCAGGTGTTTGACAAAGGTCGCATGGAAGATGCCGAAGGTCGTGAAATCGACTTCCGTAATACTTTCATCATCCTTACCAGTAATGTGGGTGCATCCAGCCTGATGCAAGCCTGTCTCAATAAAACAGCCAAAGAGTTGCCCTCAGTGGATGAGCTGGATAATCTTATACGTCCGCAACTGGTAAAAGTGTTCAAACCTGCATTTCTCGGACGTTTGCAGGTGATACCGTTCTACCCTATTGATGACATTGATCTGGCTGAAATCATCCGCCTCAAGCTGCAACGTGTGGTTGATCGCATCGCCACTCAGCATCAGATCAGGCTGGATTACAGCGAAAGTGTGATCGACACCGTGCTTAACCGCTGCACCGAAGTTGATTCAGGTGCGCGCAATGTGGATAGCATACTCAACGGCAGCCTGTTGCCCGAATTGGCGCAGCATTTACTCACGCACATGGCTGAAGGTAAGCAGATAGACCGCATCAAAGTCAGCAGCCTCAAATCAGGACAATTCAAATATCAAATGAGTGGGGTTTGA
- the tssG gene encoding type VI secretion system baseplate subunit TssG, with translation MQTEKRRFKPAVIDQLKAAPHRFEFFQAVRLLENWLKQNGVATDKTLNDYIRFRNSLSLQFPASQIEALHLTYQPVDDDAAVTEQPGVQDVQTITITPAFMGFLGGNGSLPNHYTEQIAAHAMYNRDDAPRAFLDVFSSRVVSLFYQSWCKYRLALGYERQGKDKFLPLLLSLSGLGHADLQARLQQEEEGVLDASIAHFAGAMRHRPVSAAVLQRTLTSYFAVPVEVELFTGSWYAVPATQQTSLGSNNAVLGVTAMSGARVWQRDLRIRLVIGALDKAQFERFLPEWQSARALDKLLMLLTHHEFEYEIQLILAAEHVQGSSLGSSAGNGRLGWDTFLVSQPATEDRRDINYIINAIA, from the coding sequence ATGCAAACCGAGAAGCGGCGATTTAAGCCTGCTGTAATTGATCAGCTCAAAGCCGCGCCTCACCGCTTCGAATTTTTCCAGGCGGTGCGCCTGCTTGAGAACTGGTTGAAACAGAATGGCGTAGCAACGGACAAAACGCTGAATGATTACATCCGTTTCCGTAACAGCTTGTCATTGCAATTTCCTGCCAGCCAGATTGAGGCGTTGCATCTGACTTATCAGCCTGTTGATGACGATGCGGCTGTCACCGAACAGCCTGGTGTGCAAGACGTGCAAACCATTACCATCACGCCCGCATTTATGGGATTTCTGGGTGGAAATGGCAGCCTGCCTAATCATTACACAGAGCAAATTGCTGCGCACGCGATGTATAACCGTGACGATGCGCCCCGTGCATTTCTCGATGTGTTCTCCAGCCGAGTTGTCAGTCTGTTTTATCAATCGTGGTGCAAGTATCGATTGGCGTTAGGCTACGAGCGTCAAGGAAAAGACAAGTTTTTACCTCTGCTGCTGTCGTTATCTGGTTTGGGACATGCCGATTTACAAGCACGTCTGCAACAAGAGGAAGAGGGTGTATTGGATGCCAGCATCGCCCATTTTGCAGGCGCAATGCGGCATCGACCTGTTTCAGCTGCGGTGCTGCAACGGACTCTGACGTCATATTTTGCCGTACCGGTTGAAGTCGAACTATTCACAGGCAGCTGGTATGCCGTGCCAGCTACCCAGCAGACCAGTCTGGGCAGCAATAACGCAGTGCTAGGTGTCACCGCTATGTCAGGTGCAAGAGTATGGCAACGAGATTTGCGTATAAGGCTGGTAATCGGAGCCTTGGATAAAGCGCAGTTCGAACGATTTTTGCCAGAATGGCAATCAGCGCGTGCACTGGATAAGCTGCTTATGTTGCTGACACATCATGAATTCGAGTATGAAATCCAGTTGATACTGGCCGCTGAGCATGTGCAGGGGAGTAGCTTGGGGAGCTCGGCGGGTAATGGGCGATTAGGCTGGGATACTTTTCTGGTCAGTCAGCCCGCAACCGAAGATAGACGCGACATTAACTACATCATTAACGCCATAGCCTGA